In Kordia antarctica, the following proteins share a genomic window:
- a CDS encoding DUF4870 domain-containing protein: MDTAITKHQKNVATVLHATTFSKYFFPFGNFILPLILWAMYKKESEYIDHHGKEALNFQLSLFCYKVVAAMFAIPFFILFQIHTTNTWNILGFNSFSIDLNDGFNMHQLTIAGIVIGIGHLLFFAVNITYTILAAMKANEGEKYRYPLTIRFIK; encoded by the coding sequence ATGGACACTGCAATCACAAAACATCAAAAAAACGTCGCTACAGTTTTGCATGCAACTACTTTTAGTAAGTACTTTTTTCCGTTCGGAAATTTTATACTTCCACTAATTTTATGGGCGATGTATAAGAAGGAATCTGAATATATAGATCATCATGGAAAAGAAGCCTTAAACTTTCAGTTGAGTCTGTTTTGTTATAAAGTTGTTGCAGCTATGTTTGCAATTCCATTTTTTATTTTATTTCAAATACATACGACAAACACATGGAATATTTTAGGATTTAATAGTTTTAGCATCGACTTGAATGATGGATTTAATATGCATCAGTTAACTATTGCAGGAATTGTTATTGGAATTGGACATTTATTATTTTTTGCCGTAAATATTACGTACACCATTCTGGCAGCAATGAAAGCAAATGAAGGCGAAAAGTATCGGTATCCATTAACTATTAGATTCATCAAATAA
- a CDS encoding PadR family transcriptional regulator → MKIENTKAQMRKGVLEYCILSILRDQDAYVAEILSTLKDAKMLVVEGTIYPLLTRLKNAGLLSYRWEESTSGPPRKYYGLTETGRLFLKELNTTWDNLQNAVSLVTRQKKTTNE, encoded by the coding sequence ATGAAGATAGAAAACACAAAAGCACAGATGCGCAAAGGTGTGTTAGAGTATTGTATTTTATCCATTTTGAGAGATCAGGATGCATATGTAGCAGAAATACTTAGCACATTGAAAGACGCAAAAATGCTTGTCGTAGAAGGAACAATTTATCCGCTACTGACAAGACTGAAAAACGCAGGTTTATTGAGTTATCGTTGGGAAGAATCGACTTCTGGTCCGCCAAGAAAATATTATGGACTTACAGAAACAGGAAGATTATTTCTTAAAGAACTGAATACCACTTGGGACAATTTACAAAATGCCGTATCACTCGTAACACGCCAAAAAAAGACCACTAATGAATAA
- a CDS encoding hydrogen peroxide-inducible genes activator, with the protein MTITQLQYVLAVAEHQNFTYAAQKSFVTQPTLSMQIQKLEDELEIQIFDRSKKPIQLTEIGKKIVEQARSIVNESGRMQDIVDQQKGFIGGEFRLGIIPTIMPTLLPMFLKTFIKKYPKVNLKIEELTTEVIIKKLNEGHLDAAIAATPLGNDQIKERILYYEPFVGYTTENHRLYDKKELVTADLDIDDILLLEDGHCFRDGVINLCKVPRAIDHDHFQLESGSFETLIKLSNEDLGMTLLPYLHTLDIRESERKYLRHFAEPRPAREVSLLFHKSELKMQIIEALRTVIMSIVRGAIAFHNVEIISPVQK; encoded by the coding sequence ATGACAATTACACAACTACAATATGTTTTGGCAGTTGCCGAACACCAAAATTTTACATACGCAGCACAAAAATCATTTGTAACACAACCGACGTTGAGTATGCAAATACAAAAGTTAGAAGACGAACTAGAAATTCAGATTTTTGATAGAAGCAAAAAACCAATTCAGCTCACTGAAATTGGAAAGAAAATCGTGGAGCAAGCGCGAAGTATTGTGAACGAATCCGGAAGAATGCAAGATATTGTAGATCAACAAAAAGGATTTATTGGTGGCGAATTTAGACTTGGAATCATTCCGACAATTATGCCAACGTTATTGCCAATGTTTTTAAAAACTTTTATTAAAAAGTATCCAAAAGTAAATTTAAAAATAGAAGAATTAACGACAGAAGTTATTATTAAAAAGCTCAATGAAGGACATTTAGATGCTGCCATTGCTGCGACGCCTTTAGGAAACGATCAAATTAAAGAACGTATATTATATTACGAACCTTTTGTAGGTTATACCACCGAAAATCACCGTTTGTACGACAAAAAAGAACTTGTAACGGCAGATTTAGATATTGATGATATTTTATTATTAGAAGATGGACATTGCTTTCGCGATGGTGTAATTAACTTATGTAAAGTACCGCGAGCAATAGATCACGATCATTTTCAATTGGAAAGTGGAAGCTTTGAAACCTTGATAAAATTATCTAACGAAGATTTAGGAATGACGCTACTTCCCTATTTGCATACACTTGATATTAGAGAAAGTGAACGCAAATATTTACGTCATTTTGCAGAACCAAGACCAGCGCGCGAAGTAAGTTTACTTTTTCACAAAAGTGAATTAAAAATGCAAATAATTGAAGCTTTACGAACTGTAATTATGAGTATTGTACGAGGCGCGATTGCTTTTCATAATGTAGAAATTATTAGTCCTGTACAGAAATAA
- a CDS encoding TIGR00266 family protein, with protein MTAHEIDYQIYGAEMQYVEIELDPQEAVVAEAGSFMMMNDGISMNTIFGDGSNQDKGILGKLFSAGKRVLTGESLFMTSFLNTSAFGVKKISFAAPYPGKIVPIDLTNYRGKFICQKDAFLCAAKGVTIGIEFSKKLGRGLFGGEGFIMQKLEGDGMAFVNAGGTLARKELAPGEILRVDTGCIVGFTQDVDYDIEFVGGIKNTLFGGEGMFFATLKGPGIVYVQSLPFSRLAGRVIAALPNGGNSKGEGSILGSIGDLLDGDNRF; from the coding sequence ATGACAGCACACGAAATTGATTACCAAATTTACGGCGCAGAAATGCAATATGTGGAAATAGAACTAGATCCGCAAGAAGCCGTTGTGGCAGAAGCAGGAAGTTTTATGATGATGAACGACGGCATTAGTATGAACACCATATTTGGCGACGGATCTAACCAAGATAAAGGAATTCTTGGAAAACTATTCTCAGCGGGAAAACGAGTATTAACTGGCGAAAGTCTGTTCATGACATCTTTTTTAAATACGAGCGCTTTTGGCGTAAAAAAAATAAGTTTTGCAGCGCCATATCCTGGAAAAATTGTTCCAATTGACTTAACAAATTACAGAGGAAAATTCATCTGTCAAAAAGATGCATTTCTATGTGCAGCAAAAGGTGTAACTATAGGAATTGAATTCTCCAAAAAATTGGGTCGTGGATTATTTGGCGGCGAAGGCTTCATTATGCAAAAACTAGAAGGCGACGGAATGGCGTTTGTAAACGCTGGCGGAACGTTGGCACGAAAAGAATTAGCTCCTGGCGAAATTTTACGAGTAGATACAGGCTGTATTGTCGGTTTTACACAAGATGTCGATTACGATATTGAATTTGTTGGCGGCATTAAAAATACACTTTTTGGAGGCGAAGGAATGTTCTTTGCAACCTTAAAAGGACCAGGAATTGTCTACGTGCAATCATTGCCGTTTAGTCGTTTGGCAGGAAGAGTTATCGCAGCATTACCAAATGGCGGAAACAGCAAAGGAGAAGGAAGTATTTTAGGAAGTATTGGCGATTTATTGGATGGCGATAATCGTTTTTAA
- a CDS encoding DUF4442 domain-containing protein, with product MAKKLTPSKINTFLLFKLPSAFFSGVRLKEITQEIATVTVKHRWINQNPFKSLYWATQGMASELATGVLVIQEIEGSGEKISMLVRSQKGTFTKKATGRIRFICKDGLKVKNAIEKAIATGEGQSITLYAEGFDEAGESVSNFEYEWGIKLKKKK from the coding sequence ATGGCTAAAAAATTGACTCCATCTAAAATAAATACCTTCTTACTTTTTAAACTTCCATCGGCTTTTTTTTCAGGTGTTCGATTGAAAGAAATCACGCAAGAAATTGCAACCGTAACCGTGAAACATCGTTGGATTAATCAAAATCCATTCAAATCATTATACTGGGCAACACAAGGAATGGCTTCTGAGTTGGCAACTGGTGTTTTGGTAATTCAAGAAATTGAAGGTTCTGGCGAAAAAATTTCTATGTTGGTGCGTTCACAAAAAGGAACATTTACAAAAAAAGCAACTGGAAGAATTCGGTTTATCTGTAAAGATGGATTAAAAGTAAAAAATGCTATTGAAAAAGCCATCGCAACTGGCGAAGGACAAAGTATTACACTATATGCAGAAGGATTTGATGAAGCTGGCGAAAGTGTTTCTAATTTTGAATATGAATGGGGAATTAAACTGAAAAAGAAAAAATAA
- a CDS encoding Dps family protein: MALNILGLDVQKTKELVTDLNVLLANFQVYYQNLRGIHWNIKGKGFFELHAKFEELYNDSQIKVDEIAERVLTLGGEPLHTFEDYIANAKVPVGKHVSQDVKAVELIVTSISELIQLERALLDKSDEASDEGTNSMMSDFIAEQEKTIWMMNAWLGK, from the coding sequence ATGGCATTAAATATATTAGGATTAGACGTCCAAAAGACAAAGGAATTAGTAACAGATTTAAACGTATTATTAGCTAATTTTCAAGTGTATTATCAAAACTTACGTGGAATTCACTGGAACATTAAAGGAAAAGGTTTCTTTGAGTTGCATGCAAAATTTGAAGAGTTATATAATGATTCACAAATTAAAGTAGACGAAATCGCAGAACGTGTATTAACACTTGGCGGCGAGCCTTTACACACATTTGAAGACTATATTGCGAATGCGAAAGTTCCTGTTGGAAAACATGTTTCGCAAGATGTAAAAGCAGTTGAATTGATTGTTACGTCAATTTCAGAATTGATACAATTGGAAAGAGCATTATTAGACAAATCTGATGAAGCGAGCGACGAAGGAACAAATTCAATGATGAGTGATTTTATCGCAGAACAGGAAAAAACGATTTGGATGATGAATGCTTGGTTGGGGAAATAA